GTGTCGTAGCTGGTGCTAGGGAGGCATTGTTTAACGGTGTTCCATCCATATCGATATCACTTGACTGGTACTTACAACCTTTCATTTTTGATCAACTGAGTTTTTGTTAGTTTTTGTTGTTCTTAATTAATAGTGAGTTTTCAATAATCTATTTTAGGACGAATGATGAAAGTCAAGAAAGTGATTTCAAGGATGCCGTGAGTGTTTGCTTACCATTGATAAATGCAGCCATCAGAGATATAGAAAAGGGAGCATTTCCTAAAAGTTGCTTGTTGCATATTGGAGTTCCGAAATCTCCTCTGACAAACAAGGTCTGTTATATGCTCCTCTATCTCAACTGCACCTCcattggaaaaaagaaaagaaataagtgAATGAAATCCACTGTAGTTGGCATGAACTCTGCTTTTTCATTTCTCAACGCTGGAATCTTAAATTTGCATAACTTGTTCAAAATATTAGTCGGGGCTTTCTGTTATTTCTATATAATAGCAGTGAGATTTGGCTTAGAGGGGAATCTGTGGTGATTAGAGGTTATGTAGGGGATAAGCTACAAGATAATAAAATGTCTACCTTAGAATTTTATTAGTTTTTTAATGAAGTTTGAAGATTCCACATAAAAGATACAGTTTAAACTGTTATACTCCATCTAATATGCCATCGACACGCCATATAAAATTGTTGCTTAATGTATCACACCTATGTCTTCCTATAGTAGTTTACCCCAAGACAGTCATTCTTTTACCGACTCCAGTTTCCAGAAAGGAAAATGAATCAAACATATCCTTTCAAATTGTGAAAAATTAAGATCAGTCATACCTTCACCAATGGTTGCCAAAGTACACTTCCTTTGCTTTTGCTGATTGTATTTTCTTCATGCATCAAACAACAGATATATCATTTTGAAACCTCTACTTGACAGGGATTTAAATTGACCAAGCAAAGTCTTTGGAGCTCTAAGCTTTGTTGGCAAGCTAAATCATCCACCAGAAATCTTGCTGCTGGACGTTTTCTTCCAAAGCAACTAAACCTTGGGATGCAGCTTGCACAACTAGGTCGAGATGCTTCTGCAGCAGTGAGTATATGACACTGTATCTGGCATAATTGCTCCTTTGTATAATTTAGTAGCCTAATAACTGCATGGTGGGACAAAAGGGATTGGGAGGGGTCTGTTATtctcacttggacatcatcacaCCTCTGCCTTCTTATTTTTTCTCAGGGTGCTGCTCGCAAATTAGCTACGCAGAGAAAGAATATAGAGGTCGTTGAGTCTGTTGGTATAGCAGGAAAATCTGATCCCGACAGGAAAGTCAAGTACTTCAGATTGGAGGTAAGAGTCCTTTTTTCACAACGTAGTATCTAAATGCTGTCCTGGATGAGTACATAGGGTTAGTTGGATTTTTAATTGAAACTGCACAATGTAACATCGTAATTTCTCTCTGAGGAAGTGATCATTGATTTCTTGCTaatttcatttccatatataTGCCAAGTGTTTATCATGTTGATGATAAAACATGCTTCTACTGCTGATGTCTTCAAATGCTGCAAAATTGTTGTTTACAGTTATACGGCCAATTGCACCAGCATTCCTTCTGCTACCCTTTCATTGCTCTCCACAATCCAATCCCTGCCTTTTTTAATAACTTGGTACCAACTAGGTTTATTTTGTTCTCTTATCACCTTTGTTGGTTATTTGCACTGCAGTTGCTTGACAAGAAGCAGGAAGAAGAAGACGAGGCTTTAGATTTTAGAGCTCTTGAAAATGGATTTGTAAGTTCATTTCTGCCATTCTTGATATGATTTTCTTTCTTCTACGTTGCACTTATTCTGTTTCAAACAGGGAAGTTGAGTCTGCTTAAAGGATGAGAACTCTGTGTTCGGAGTGTTATTATTCTCTTTCCTTGTAGACACATGCAACATTTGAACTTATCTTATTTGTTTAGGATCAGCTTAGATTATGCCATCCACCACTGTAGTAGAAGCACTATTTTCAGCACTCTTGACGGTGGATCTTTTTGTGCTCTTTCAGGTGGCTGTTACTCCAGTCTCTCTTGTGACGCACGTGGAAACAGATGTTCATGCAGCTGCATCTGAGTGGATTTCTTCTGCATTAGAAGTGGAACAATGAAAGATGAGCCACTATTCACTACTTTTTTTATTGTATATCTTTAGATGACTTTGTTCTGGTCATATTGCTAAATTTACACGGGCCATAGTTGTGATGCCTCGATTATTTATTtggtttttaattatttaattcaaCCTTTTGATTTGTGTCACGTGAAGCTAATGCTTCCGCTGTTGATTTAAAAGGCCAGCATGTTGTAAAAGTGCCATACTTTTTTGCTTGGTACCACAAAATTGTGTTTTTAGGTTGCGTTGGGTTTTTATTGAGCAAATTGTGTTGTTAGACAGGATGGTCTAACTTGTAAATTGGAAATGGCCAGATGAAATAGTGGAATGCTGTTGTCTGTTTGTAATGGAGTTTGATTGTCTTTTTTCTTTCGAGCTTCTTTTAATTCATTTTCGAACAGTTGGAAGTTGGACAACGTTTTAAAATCTGAATACCGTGAGAAACCAGAAAAGAATACCCCAGTACCAAACCTCAGTTGAGTTTTCCATGGGCGTTTCCATGGGCTCAAACATGATATAAGTGGGGCAATTCGCacgaatgcccttattttggggtggtctttaatttttgtccctcaaatttgaAATCATTAACTTTTGCCCTGCGCTAAAATCTCTTGGTTTCAGGTTCGAgttcccgctcagtcaaaaattaaaaataaattcgCAAGGTAAAGTTTTGATTCGCAAGATAGAATTTTGCCagactctaccttaaggtagaattttaCATGTAAAAATTTGCCTTATATCCAAAACTCTGCCcggaggtagagttttgcatgcaaaatTCTACCTCAAGGCAGAGCTTTGCAAAACTCTACCCTTACATGCAAAATTTTGTCTTGCAAATCCAAACTTCTGCCTTgcgatatttttttttaactgagctggggttcgaacctagaaccttgagtattaggcgaaggccaaaaattaaaaaccaccaatttgagggacaaaaataaaAGACTAGTGCTTTTGAAGGACAGTCcgtgtaaaaaaaaaagatataattgcacggtttgttcgtcaaatgggctggtctctcatttttatccatcaaatgggctggtctttattcTTCAAAATTGAATTTATGCTTAGCGGGACAAAAGTTCTTAAGGGCTCGGGGCGTAACTTGTGGGTTATTATGATGCGAGAATATAACTTTATGCCCCGTGAAAAAGTTGTGTGCATCatggagcaaaaattaaagacgagcACAAAATAGGGCCAAAAGTACAAATGGCCCCTCACACATTAGTTAGATTTGAGAGGTCCaagactaagagcctgtttggatgggcttatgcctataagatgtttgcagcttataagctaaaaaaaataagttgggtagtctaacttattttttttggcttataagctgttttcagtttataagctgctttagataagctaagtcaaatgggcccaattatttttttgagcttattttaagcacaaaatgactttaagctggccagccaaacactcaaaaaagctaaaaacagcttataagccaatccaaacgggctctaaggcCTGATGCAGGACTCTGTCATAATTTTACTTTTTTGTGCTcagattgcccttcatttggggtggtctttaatttttgcccgtcaaattggtggtctttaagttttacgCCTCGCCTAACATCCCGAGGttatgggttcgaaccccagcttagtaaaaaataaataaattcacaAGGCAGAATTTCGCCAGGCAgactttgcaaaattctgcctcaaGGCAGAATTGAGAATTTTTACAAATCTGCCCAgcgaaattctgccttaaggcagaatttgggcctcacaggcagaatttgcatgggcagaaattctgcctgtgccacgtaaattctgcctgaagggcaaaatttaaagaccaccattttgaggggtaaaaattaaagaccaccccagccgcccagcgaagggcaatcttgCAAATACTCTCCTTTGTACAAATGACCCCTCACACATTTCGTATTTGTTATTGACCCTAATGGAGCTATAAACTGTGCTTATGGTTATTACAAAATCATTAAATATATTGTGAATTcaattattattgtatattaattTGAGATTGCTATAAGAATTCGTTATGTGGTTGTCATGgtgtgcatgattttatttggcTAGGGTTCACCTGTTGCAACTGGAGAGTACACTTGGAAAGCCCTAGGGGCATATAATACGTTTATTTTCTTCCTTAATTATGTGATGACTAGAAAATAAGGAACTAATAAATTTCTTAATTATGTGTCTGTCTACTTTACTGCTACACGCTTTTATACATGTTGTCTAGTTTAGGACGAGAGCTCTTGTTCAATTTGTCCAACAATTAGGTCCTATTGTTGCTTTCATCGTTGGCTGGGCGACTCTTTTTCTTGGCATGAAGTGTATACACATTGGTAGAATGGAGCATATCACCTACTCGGTTCAATTGAATTTAATATTTTTCAAGTTTCAATTCGGAGCATAGATATATATTTGTGAAAAattcttaaattttaaaaaatattaaaatttggaCTCATAATTTCTGAAATATGCTGGATGTAATGGTCGGAACCTAAAGGCTGAACCGATTAAATTTAATCTTGGATCTGCCTGTGCATATCATATACAACTATACGACTTCTCCTGTCTTACTGCATTTGTTTCCAATAATACGCGTACGTATCTGCACTACGATTGTGGAAGGACTGAAAAATCAAAGGTACATGTTGATGGTTGCATCATCTTTTTTCTGAATTGTATAGTACTttcatgttctttttttttttttttttttttatgagggGCCAACCCAAGATATTCGCTTGAATATAATATATACGATTTCAAAGATAACGTCCTTGACAGAATTATATCTGCACGTATGGATAGGTCCCGTCCTTTTACAAGTTTCAACGAGAAAACTCGAAATATAAAAGAAAGGCCTTTGTCCGGTAGATCAAAATTGTCCACTgcttttctttttcagaaaatattCGTAAAGAAATTCATTTTCGATATTTCTACTAatgttaaaaaagaaaagaaagaagatgttCAGAAGAACTAGGAAGACTTTTACCCTCTTTTGGGTGCTCTAACAATGAAGGAACAAAACTAAAATGACAAGGAATGGGTCTGGATTGGACGTAGAGTAACATTTTCTCATCAATGCAAATCACAGTATTCCTTCAGTTTCATTTTATATGACGGTATTTGACTGAGCATTGATCTTAAAAAGTAAATAGCAACTTTTGACACATATCAATAGTACCCTTAATACGTGTGTCGTGTGATATTAAATGTCCCATAACAATTTTGTAGCTAAAGAATATTGAGTAAAATGAGAAGATTAAAGTtaaaaaaatttcaaataaaagaaatATGTCACTCTTTTCGAAACATATTATAAGTGAATGGTGTCATATAAAATAAACAGACGGGTTTGCTGATCTAATAATTAAGTAATAATAAATTAAAATCAAGGAGTTCCCTCAAAAGAGGTATGTGCTCAAATTGATTAGGATGTGGTGTCATGTGGACACCTCGTTGAATAAACAATAGGAAACTGGTGGAAATCCTTTTTCCAAATTTGCAGATAAATTTCCATGAATTATTTTCTTTCTGAAGCTACCAAACACAATTTCTTTGTTTTTATACTTCTTTTGGAGAACGAAAATGAAAAAAAGACGAAAATTCTTCTGAACCAATCGCTACTACAATTAATAATGACAGCTTTGGTTGATTGACTGACATATATTCTTAATTAAGATGtgaaaagattaattaacaaatGTAGAAATTGGAGAATTACATTCAATTAGTATAAGTTAAGCaaaaaagataaaaaagaaaATACTAGGAATTTAAAATTTAATGGGAATAGAAAATTTTTCTGAAGATGCAAGGACAATGGTCCCCGTAGCATCTGCAAATAGCTTGGCTTTAAATAAAATTTTCAATTCAGTATTTTGACTATaagaaattgggaaaaacattTACAAGTTTAGCCACACAATTACTAGAATTGGAACTTGCTATTGTCCAACTCAAACCACCTACACAACTGTTTTCTTATATGAAACTTTGTTAAAGTGACAACTGTAAATAGAAAATCcagtttatttatttttgttttaacatTTACGTTGTATTTAATCTTtgaatttaacttatatatactaGTTTGTAAAGAACTTTACATTGTTAGTGTTATTTTAATATGTTGTGCAGTAATGGGTAACCTGCTCTCTTTGTTTAATTTATGTGATGCACTTTCTCTTTTAGTTTGTCTTATAAAAATGACATAtgtttatatttgaaaataatttaaatttCATCTTCTCATTTTATCTTTAGTGAGATAATTTACAGTTACACAAATATCTTTAATTTATTTTGGATCAAAagtttcaatattttttttttctttcttaaattctatATTTAATCAAAGTGTATCATAGAAGAATCTTTGACTGTCATTTCTTTGTCGAGAGAGAGTATTCTAtgttctttctttttcctttgttGCTTCGTGAAGGAATGAAGTGAAAGGAGTTATGGAAATTAGAAAAAGGGTACTCTAAACTACAACAGAGGCAGAACTAGGATTTCAATTGTGTGAA
The nucleotide sequence above comes from Lycium barbarum isolate Lr01 chromosome 3, ASM1917538v2, whole genome shotgun sequence. Encoded proteins:
- the LOC132633481 gene encoding uncharacterized protein LOC132633481 translates to MTTTSAVKNNFLPPDLVSNLQEVLLNRKGGGPAQSNPENGDVSSTQPSSSDTVPDDDVTDSTNTKPVVLVTNGDGIESTGLTCLVDALVRQGLCNVNVCAPQSDKSVAGHSFTLKETIAVTPTEIHGATAYEVSGTPVDCVSLALSGALFSWSKPVLVISGINRGSSCGHNMFYSGVVAGAREALFNGVPSISISLDWTNDESQESDFKDAVSVCLPLINAAIRDIEKGAFPKSCLLHIGVPKSPLTNKGFKLTKQSLWSSKLCWQAKSSTRNLAAGRFLPKQLNLGMQLAQLGRDASAAGAARKLATQRKNIEVVESVGIAGKSDPDRKVKYFRLELLDKKQEEEDEALDFRALENGFVAVTPVSLVTHVETDVHAAASEWISSALEVEQ